The following coding sequences are from one Macaca mulatta isolate MMU2019108-1 chromosome 7, T2T-MMU8v2.0, whole genome shotgun sequence window:
- the SIX4 gene encoding homeobox protein SIX4 isoform X3 yields MSSSSPTGQIASAADIKQENGMESASEGQEAHREVAGGAAVELSPPAPAPFPLEPGDAATAAARVSGEEGAVATAAAGAAADQVQLHSELLGRHHHAAAAAQTPLAFSPDHVACVCEALQQGGNLDRLARFLWSLPQSDLLRGNESLLKARALVAFHQGIYPELYSILESHSFESANHPLLQQLWYKARYTEAERARGRPLGAVDKYRLRRKFPLPRTIWDGEETVYCFKEKSRNALKELYKQNRYPSPAEKRHLAKITGLSLTQVSNWFKNRRQRDRNPSETQSKRALDGVC; encoded by the exons atgtcctCTTCCTCCCCCACCGGGCAGATCGCAAGTGCGGCGGACATCAAGCAGGAGAATGGGATGGAAAGCGCCTCAGAAGGGCAGGAGGCGCACCGAGAAGTGGCGGGGGGCGCGGCGGTGGAGCTGAGCCCCCCGGCTCCAGCCCCTTTTCCCCTGGAGCCGGGGGACGCCGCGACCGCTGCCGCCAGGGTGAGCGGAGAGGAAGGGGCAGTGGCGACGGCGGCGGCCGGAGCGGCGGCGGATCAGGTACAACTCCACTCGGAACTTCtgggcaggcaccaccacgctgCAGCCGCCGCGCAGACCCCGCTGGCCTTCTCGCCCGACCACGTCGCCTGCGTGTGCGAGGCACTGCAGCAGGGGGGCAACCTGGACCGCCTGGCCCGGTTCCTGTGGTCCCTGCCCCAGAGCGACCTGCTACGTGGCAACGAGAGCCTGCTGAAGGCGCGGGCGCTCGTGGCCTTCCACCAGGGCATCTACCCCGAGCTCTACAGCATCCTCGAGAGCCACAGCTTCGAGTCGGCCAACCACCCGCTGCTGCAGCAGCTCTGGTACAAGGCGCGCTACACCGAGGCCGAGCGAGCCCGCGGCCGGCCGCTAGGAGCGGTGGACAAGTACCGGCTGCGCAGGAAATTCCCCCTGCCCCGCACCATCTGGGACGGCGAGGAGACGGTGTATTGTTTCAAGGAGAAGTCGCGCAACGCGCTCAAGGAGCTCTACAAGCAGAATCGCTACCCTTCGCCCGCCGAGAAGCGGCACCTGGCCAAGATCACCGGCCTCTCCCTCACCCAGGTCAGCAACTGGTTCAAGAACCGCCGGCAGCGCGATCGGAACCCCTCCGAGACCCAGTCCAAAAG GGCACTGGATGGTGTTTGTTAA